From the genome of Cytophagia bacterium CHB2, one region includes:
- a CDS encoding xanthine dehydrogenase family protein: MYREDQAATTLPFTASIVGANVLRKEGQTKVTGQAQYVDDFSYPNMLHGKTIRSTIARGVIKEIQFDPQFDWSQIVIADYRDIPGTNIVALIEDDQPLLVEKEIRHHDEPILLIAGNNREVLEEAAQHIHISYEEKPAILSMEQAIAAGESGDAGMIIHKSNNVIKSFLIERGDLDAGFTQANKIVEGTYRTGLQEHVYIEPQGMIAIPGADGSITVQGSLQCPYYVHKALKILFNLPDDKVIVIQTVTGGAFGGKEEYPNMIAGHAALLARKSGRPVKLIYDRSEDIAATTKRHPAIVHHKTGVTQDGKLMAADIDVIMDGGAYATLSAVVLSRGAIHALGPYNCPNVRIRARVMATNTPPAGAFRGFGAPQTCFAYEMHMNHLAQTLGMSPLEIRQKNVLREGDVTATGQTLNLSVSAEQVLEAAVKNSNYLAEYAAAQKQNGSHKRVGVGLSLFYHGAGFTGSGETRLPTRAGLELTEAGKARVLTSSIEMGQGTETIFCQLAAEALGVTYDDVEFAQPNTAHVPDSGPTVASRTCMIVGKALQDAAYILKNKLEAFGREKWGAHAVALRNGELWAEGRSMSSFSDLAKEYLAREGNVKVLHGYSLPSDIKWDDDTYRGDAYPVFGWGADVAKVEVDLDTYEIKVLEFISAIDCGKALHPLLLEGQIEGGSLQAVGHATIEEVILQNGKVLNNRMTNCLIPTSLDTPEMRVVLIENPYPYGPHGAKGVGELPMDGGAAAVAAAVWQAVGVMPEEVPITPEKLMGWSSTAD; encoded by the coding sequence ATGTATCGCGAAGATCAAGCAGCGACAACACTTCCCTTCACTGCCTCAATCGTCGGCGCCAATGTTTTGCGCAAAGAAGGCCAGACCAAAGTGACGGGCCAGGCCCAATATGTCGATGATTTCTCCTATCCCAACATGCTGCATGGCAAAACCATACGCAGCACCATCGCACGCGGCGTGATCAAAGAAATCCAATTCGATCCGCAATTTGATTGGTCGCAGATCGTGATCGCGGATTATCGCGACATTCCCGGCACAAATATCGTTGCATTGATCGAGGATGATCAGCCCCTGCTCGTTGAAAAAGAAATCAGACATCACGATGAACCGATACTGTTGATCGCCGGCAACAATCGCGAAGTGCTGGAAGAGGCCGCGCAACATATTCATATAAGCTATGAAGAAAAGCCGGCGATTCTCTCGATGGAACAGGCGATCGCCGCCGGCGAGAGCGGCGACGCCGGCATGATCATTCACAAATCAAATAACGTTATAAAAAGTTTTCTTATCGAACGCGGCGACTTGGATGCCGGTTTTACGCAAGCCAATAAGATTGTCGAAGGCACATATCGCACCGGATTGCAAGAGCACGTTTACATCGAGCCGCAAGGCATGATTGCAATTCCCGGCGCGGACGGCTCGATCACCGTGCAAGGCTCGCTGCAATGCCCGTACTACGTTCACAAGGCGCTCAAAATTCTTTTTAATCTGCCTGATGACAAAGTCATTGTGATTCAAACCGTGACCGGCGGCGCCTTCGGCGGCAAGGAAGAATATCCCAACATGATCGCCGGACATGCGGCGTTGCTGGCGCGTAAATCCGGCCGGCCGGTGAAGTTGATCTATGATCGTTCCGAAGACATTGCCGCCACGACGAAGCGCCATCCGGCAATCGTACATCATAAAACCGGTGTGACCCAAGACGGCAAGCTGATGGCGGCAGATATCGATGTCATCATGGATGGCGGCGCGTATGCCACCTTGAGCGCTGTGGTGCTTTCGCGCGGCGCGATTCACGCGCTCGGGCCTTACAATTGCCCAAACGTGCGCATTCGCGCGCGAGTGATGGCAACCAACACGCCGCCGGCGGGCGCGTTTCGCGGCTTTGGCGCGCCGCAAACATGTTTTGCTTATGAAATGCACATGAATCACCTCGCGCAAACGCTCGGCATGTCACCGCTCGAGATTCGGCAAAAAAATGTATTGCGCGAAGGCGACGTGACCGCAACCGGGCAAACCCTCAATCTCAGTGTTAGCGCTGAACAAGTTTTGGAAGCCGCGGTTAAGAATTCAAATTATCTGGCAGAATACGCGGCGGCGCAAAAGCAAAACGGCTCGCATAAACGCGTGGGCGTGGGTTTATCCCTTTTCTATCACGGCGCGGGCTTCACAGGCAGCGGTGAAACGCGCCTGCCCACCCGCGCCGGATTGGAATTGACTGAAGCAGGAAAAGCGCGTGTGCTCACCAGTTCGATTGAAATGGGGCAGGGCACGGAAACCATTTTCTGCCAGCTTGCTGCCGAAGCATTGGGTGTGACTTATGATGACGTTGAATTCGCGCAACCCAACACCGCGCATGTGCCGGACAGCGGCCCGACGGTGGCTTCCCGCACCTGCATGATCGTCGGCAAAGCCTTGCAAGACGCGGCTTATATTCTCAAGAATAAACTTGAGGCTTTTGGCCGCGAAAAATGGGGCGCGCATGCCGTGGCGCTGCGCAACGGTGAGTTGTGGGCCGAGGGACGCAGCATGTCGAGTTTTAGCGATCTTGCCAAAGAATATCTGGCGCGCGAGGGCAATGTCAAAGTGTTGCACGGCTACTCCCTCCCTTCTGACATTAAATGGGATGACGATACTTATCGCGGTGATGCTTATCCTGTGTTCGGCTGGGGCGCGGATGTGGCGAAAGTAGAAGTTGATTTGGATACCTACGAAATCAAAGTGCTGGAATTCATCTCAGCAATTGATTGCGGCAAGGCGCTGCATCCGCTTTTGCTCGAAGGCCAAATCGAAGGCGGCTCGTTGCAGGCGGTCGGCCACGCGACGATCGAAGAAGTGATTCTGCAAAACGGCAAAGTGCTCAACAATCGCATGACGAATTGCCTCATTCCGACTTCATTGGATACGCCGGAGATGCGTGTGGTATTGATCGAGAATCCCTATCCGTATGGCCCGCACGGCGCAAAAGGCGTGGGAGAGTTGCCCATGGACGGCGGCGCGGCGGCCGTTGCCGCAGCGGTGTGGCAGGCGGTTGGAGTGATGCCGGAGGAGGTGCCGATTACGCCGGAGAAGTTGATGGGGTGGAGTTCGACAGCAGATTAG
- a CDS encoding protocatechuate 3,4-dioxygenase, translating to MKIKYFVLILLATSFCVAQTPDPVTPETPWQMTISPQHEPGDALQVSGTVYGPDGKTPIAGATVYVYHTDIRGYYSQDSRSGSSNPRIKGTMRTNAEGNYAFRSIKPGPYPGSRVPAHIHYLVSAPGYKQKVFEIVFDDDPFVTADIRARAKRENSIYSIKKLERDSQGVWRCVQDVQLQRE from the coding sequence ATGAAGATCAAGTACTTTGTTCTCATTCTGCTGGCAACCTCCTTTTGTGTTGCACAAACCCCTGACCCGGTAACTCCGGAAACTCCCTGGCAAATGACGATTTCGCCGCAACATGAGCCGGGAGATGCGCTTCAGGTTTCTGGAACGGTTTACGGCCCGGACGGCAAAACGCCGATCGCCGGCGCAACGGTTTACGTTTATCACACCGACATTCGCGGGTATTATTCTCAAGATAGCCGTAGCGGCAGTTCGAATCCCCGCATCAAAGGCACCATGCGCACGAATGCGGAAGGCAACTACGCGTTTCGCAGCATCAAACCCGGGCCGTATCCAGGCTCGCGTGTTCCAGCACACATTCATTACCTCGTATCGGCGCCGGGATACAAGCAAAAGGTTTTCGAAATCGTTTTTGATGATGACCCGTTCGTCACGGCCGACATCCGCGCGCGCGCCAAACGGGAAAACAGCATCTATTCAATCAAAAAACTCGAGCGGGACTCTCAAGGCGTGTGGCGCTGTGTGCAAGATGTGCAACTGCAACGTGAATGA